A window of Streptomyces gilvosporeus contains these coding sequences:
- the mutM gene encoding bifunctional DNA-formamidopyrimidine glycosylase/DNA-(apurinic or apyrimidinic site) lyase — MPELPEVEVVRRGLERWVAGRTVGAVEVRHPRAIRRHTAGPADFADRLTGLRLGTARRRGKYLWLPVTGGGPAAQTAAEGIAPLVTPSVTHGLAILAHLGMSGQLLVQPQDAPDEKHLRIRIRFDDTVTPAPPGAEGTELRFVDQRTFGGLSLHDTVPGDPDHLPDVIAHIARDPLDAAFDDAAFHTALRRRRTTIKRALLDQSLISGVGNIYADEALWRSKLHYDRPTATFTRPRTAELLGHVRDVMNAALAVGGTSFDSLYVNVNGESGYFERSLDAYGREDEPCRRCGTPIRRRPWMNRSSYFCPRCQRPPRPVRGA, encoded by the coding sequence GTGCCCGAGCTGCCCGAGGTCGAGGTCGTCCGCCGCGGACTGGAACGCTGGGTCGCCGGCCGCACCGTCGGCGCCGTCGAGGTCCGCCATCCGCGCGCCATCCGCCGCCACACCGCCGGCCCCGCCGACTTCGCCGACCGCCTCACCGGACTGCGGCTGGGCACCGCGCGGCGCCGCGGCAAATACCTCTGGCTCCCGGTGACCGGCGGTGGCCCGGCCGCCCAGACCGCCGCCGAAGGCATCGCCCCCCTCGTCACCCCCTCCGTCACCCACGGCCTGGCGATCCTCGCCCACCTCGGCATGAGCGGCCAGCTGCTGGTCCAGCCCCAGGACGCCCCCGACGAGAAGCATCTGCGCATCCGCATCCGCTTCGACGACACGGTGACACCGGCGCCCCCCGGGGCGGAGGGCACCGAACTCCGCTTCGTCGACCAGCGCACCTTCGGCGGCCTCTCGCTGCACGACACCGTCCCCGGCGACCCCGACCACCTGCCCGACGTCATCGCCCACATCGCCCGCGACCCGCTCGACGCGGCCTTCGACGACGCCGCCTTCCACACCGCGCTGCGCCGCCGCCGCACCACCATCAAACGGGCGCTGCTCGACCAGTCCCTGATCAGCGGCGTCGGCAACATCTACGCCGACGAGGCCCTGTGGCGCAGCAAGCTCCACTACGACCGCCCCACCGCCACCTTCACCCGCCCGCGCACCGCCGAGCTGCTCGGCCACGTACGGGACGTGATGAACGCCGCGCTGGCCGTCGGCGGCACCAGCTTCGACAGCCTCTACGTCAACGTCAACGGCGAGTCCGGCTACTTCGAACGCTCCCTGGACGCCTACGGCCGCGAGGACGAACCCTGCCGCCGCTGCGGCACCCCCATCCGCCGCCGCCCCTGGATGAACCGCTCCAGCTACTTCTGCCCCCGCTGCCAGCGCCCGCCCCGTCCGGTACGGGGCGCCTGA
- a CDS encoding CAP domain-containing protein: MGRHRRSAPHAPDRAPEPVGTRPVDAVAPRSARAGSTRHAGHRAGPRRGTAPVRTGLLGASAAVAMGAVAVASGLIPGGGQFVVGGGERGERVRADALPQAGPQGGNSVVPTDRATDPASRGAGRTAVPHPRRPSSAASPSASPSPSSSTKSPATGTGSPRPAKSAEPTASASPTPRTTPSASQSPDPEPSAADQVLSLVNQERARAGCSPLTADRQLAGLAQAFSDDMAARGFFDHTDPDGHTPWDRAREAGITDLGGENIARGQANAQSVMDTWMASTGHRENILNCEYKTLGVGVHLGPGGPWWTQDFGF, translated from the coding sequence ATGGGCCGCCATCGACGTTCTGCTCCCCATGCGCCCGACCGTGCGCCGGAACCCGTAGGTACCCGGCCTGTTGACGCCGTCGCACCGCGTTCGGCGCGGGCCGGCAGCACACGGCACGCCGGTCATCGCGCGGGGCCCCGCCGCGGTACGGCACCGGTGCGCACCGGGCTGCTCGGCGCGTCGGCCGCGGTGGCCATGGGAGCGGTGGCGGTGGCTTCCGGACTGATCCCGGGCGGCGGGCAGTTCGTGGTGGGCGGCGGTGAGCGCGGGGAGCGGGTGCGCGCCGATGCGCTGCCGCAGGCCGGGCCGCAGGGCGGGAATTCCGTGGTGCCGACGGACCGCGCCACCGATCCGGCGAGCCGTGGCGCCGGGCGTACCGCGGTCCCGCACCCCCGGCGGCCGTCGTCGGCGGCGTCCCCGTCGGCCTCGCCCTCCCCTTCCTCCAGCACCAAATCCCCCGCCACGGGCACCGGTTCGCCCCGTCCCGCGAAGAGCGCGGAGCCGACGGCGTCGGCCTCGCCGACGCCCAGGACGACCCCGTCGGCGTCGCAGAGCCCGGATCCGGAGCCGTCCGCCGCCGATCAGGTGCTCTCGCTGGTCAATCAGGAGCGTGCGCGGGCCGGCTGCTCGCCGCTGACCGCGGACCGGCAACTGGCGGGGCTGGCGCAGGCGTTCAGCGACGATATGGCCGCGCGCGGCTTCTTCGACCACACCGACCCGGACGGCCACACGCCGTGGGACCGGGCCCGCGAGGCGGGCATCACGGATCTGGGCGGCGAGAACATAGCCCGCGGCCAGGCCAATGCCCAGTCGGTGATGGACACCTGGATGGCCAGTACAGGCCATCGCGAGAACATCCTCAACTGCGAATACAAGACGCTCGGGGTGGGCGTGCACCTCGGGCCGGGCGGGCCGTGGTGGACGCAGGACTTCGGCTTCTGA
- a CDS encoding acylphosphatase → MNEDVRVTAWVRGRVQGVGFRWFTRANALRIGELAGFASNLGDGRVQVVAEGPKERCEELLDWLRTGDTPGRVDGVTEIWDTPRGGYDGFEIR, encoded by the coding sequence ATGAACGAAGACGTCCGGGTGACCGCGTGGGTGCGCGGCCGCGTCCAAGGGGTCGGATTCCGCTGGTTCACCCGCGCCAACGCCCTGCGCATCGGCGAACTCGCCGGATTCGCGAGCAATCTCGGCGACGGCCGCGTCCAGGTCGTCGCCGAGGGCCCGAAGGAACGCTGCGAGGAACTGCTGGATTGGCTGCGGACCGGAGACACGCCCGGCCGCGTCGACGGCGTCACTGAGATATGGGACACGCCCCGCGGCGGCTACGACGGCTTCGAAATCCGCTGA